A region of Methyloversatilis discipulorum DNA encodes the following proteins:
- a CDS encoding ribose-phosphate pyrophosphokinase: MAYDSLMIFTGNANPKLAADVAKRLNMSLGRAQVGRFSDGEVNVEILENVRGKDVFVLQSTCAPTNDSLMELVILVDALKRASAGRITAAMPYFGYARQDRRPRSARVPITAKVVANMLQAVGVQRLLTVDLHADQIQGFFDIPVDNIYATPILLGDIWKQEYPNLMAVSPDVGGVVRARAFAKRLECDLAIIDKRRPKANVSEVMNIIGDVTGRTCVIMDDMVDTAGTLCKAAQALKEHGAARVLAYCTHAVLSGEAVNRIQNSDLDQLVVTDTIPLSPAAQACGRIRVVSIAELLAETLLRISNEESVSSLFME; encoded by the coding sequence ATGGCTTACGACAGCCTGATGATCTTTACCGGCAACGCCAACCCCAAACTGGCGGCGGACGTTGCCAAGCGGCTCAACATGTCGCTCGGCCGCGCGCAGGTGGGCCGTTTCTCCGACGGCGAAGTCAACGTCGAAATCCTCGAGAACGTCCGGGGCAAGGACGTGTTCGTGCTGCAATCGACCTGTGCGCCGACCAACGACAGCCTGATGGAACTGGTCATCCTGGTCGATGCGCTGAAGCGCGCGTCGGCCGGTCGCATCACCGCGGCGATGCCCTATTTCGGCTACGCCCGCCAGGACCGTCGCCCGCGCAGCGCGCGCGTGCCGATCACCGCCAAGGTGGTGGCCAACATGCTGCAGGCCGTCGGTGTGCAGCGCCTGCTGACGGTGGACCTCCACGCCGACCAGATCCAGGGCTTCTTCGACATCCCGGTCGACAACATCTACGCCACGCCCATCCTGCTCGGCGACATCTGGAAGCAGGAGTATCCGAACCTGATGGCCGTTTCGCCCGACGTTGGCGGCGTGGTGCGCGCGCGCGCATTCGCCAAGCGCCTCGAGTGCGATCTGGCCATCATCGACAAGCGTCGCCCGAAGGCGAACGTGTCGGAAGTGATGAACATCATCGGCGACGTGACCGGCCGCACCTGCGTCATCATGGACGACATGGTCGACACCGCCGGCACGCTGTGCAAGGCGGCACAGGCGCTGAAGGAACACGGCGCCGCCCGCGTGCTCGCCTACTGTACCCACGCCGTGCTGTCCGGCGAGGCGGTCAATCGCATCCAGAATTCCGATCTCGACCAGCTGGTCGTGACCGACACCATCCCGCTGTCGCCGGCCGCCCAGGCCTGCGGCCGCATCCGTGTCGTGTCCATCGCCGAGCTGCTGGCCGAAACCCTGCTGCGCATCAGCAACGAGGAATCCGTTTCGTCCCTCTTCATGGAGTAA
- a CDS encoding tetratricopeptide repeat protein: protein MTTRPLLLAVLLPLVLGACAQTAKRPPVAAAPTEAPAESAPPRTPPLPEIELTRQITYQLLLGEVAAQRGELGLSASAYMDLAQSTRDPRIAKRAAEISAFSRQNDIALQATQLWLELDPESIQARQMLTGLLVNANRPQELEPQLASLLAQEGNQIGESLLRLNRVLGRLSDKAEVLAMVDRLTEPYLQYPEAWFARSQAAMQAREPKRALADATKAHDMRPEWEPGLLLKAQATAESDPHAATRLMGDYLKKYPQARDVRLQYARSLVAERNFPEARKQFENILGGAPNNPDVVFAVGVLAMQMQDYAGAQTYFKRLLTLRYQDMNLIKLYLGQLAEELKQPDEALDWYRQVGQGDHYLGAQGRYVLLLSRTGRLDEARAHLRDLAARPGGDKARSALMEFQLLRDANRVEEGYAVLEEALVAQPDNAELLYETAMIAERQNRIEVAEQRLRRVIEVKPDHAHAYNALGYSLADRNIRLDEAQALIAKGLELAPDDPFILDSMGWVLFRRGDLNGALTYLERAFAIRPDPEIAAHLGEVQWLLGRREDAEKLWRTVAAQHPDNAALESTIKRYIP from the coding sequence ATGACGACCCGACCCCTCCTGCTTGCAGTCCTTCTTCCCCTCGTGCTCGGCGCCTGCGCGCAGACCGCCAAGCGGCCGCCGGTGGCGGCTGCGCCGACCGAGGCACCGGCGGAATCCGCGCCGCCGCGCACGCCGCCTCTGCCCGAAATCGAACTGACGCGCCAGATCACCTACCAGCTGCTGCTCGGTGAGGTGGCGGCACAGCGCGGCGAGCTGGGTCTGTCGGCGTCGGCCTATATGGATCTGGCGCAATCGACCCGTGACCCGCGCATCGCCAAGCGCGCGGCCGAAATATCCGCCTTCAGTCGACAGAACGACATCGCGCTGCAGGCCACCCAGCTCTGGCTGGAACTCGATCCCGAATCGATACAGGCGCGGCAGATGCTGACCGGTCTGCTGGTCAATGCGAACCGGCCGCAGGAGCTCGAACCGCAACTCGCCAGCCTGCTCGCGCAGGAGGGCAACCAGATCGGCGAAAGCCTGCTGCGGCTCAACCGTGTGCTGGGGCGCCTGTCCGACAAGGCCGAGGTGCTGGCCATGGTCGATCGCCTGACCGAGCCCTATCTGCAGTACCCGGAGGCCTGGTTCGCGCGCTCGCAGGCGGCGATGCAGGCGCGCGAGCCCAAGCGGGCGCTGGCCGACGCGACCAAGGCGCACGACATGCGCCCGGAATGGGAACCCGGCCTGTTGCTGAAGGCGCAGGCCACTGCCGAGAGCGATCCGCACGCCGCGACCCGGCTGATGGGCGACTACCTGAAGAAGTATCCGCAGGCACGTGACGTGCGGCTGCAATATGCACGTTCGCTGGTGGCCGAACGCAATTTCCCGGAGGCGCGCAAGCAGTTCGAGAACATTCTCGGCGGCGCGCCGAACAATCCGGACGTCGTGTTCGCGGTCGGTGTGCTGGCGATGCAGATGCAGGACTACGCCGGCGCGCAGACCTATTTCAAGCGGCTGCTGACGCTGCGCTATCAGGACATGAACCTGATCAAGCTCTATCTCGGGCAGCTGGCCGAGGAGCTGAAGCAGCCGGACGAAGCGCTCGACTGGTACCGCCAGGTCGGGCAGGGCGACCACTACCTCGGCGCGCAGGGGCGTTACGTGCTGCTGCTCAGCCGCACCGGGCGACTCGACGAAGCGCGCGCTCATCTGCGCGATCTTGCCGCACGGCCGGGCGGCGACAAGGCGCGTTCCGCGCTGATGGAATTCCAGCTGCTGCGCGATGCGAACCGGGTCGAAGAAGGTTACGCCGTGCTCGAAGAGGCGCTGGTCGCGCAGCCGGACAATGCCGAACTGCTGTACGAGACGGCGATGATCGCTGAGCGGCAGAACCGCATCGAGGTCGCCGAACAGCGGCTGCGCCGGGTGATCGAGGTGAAACCGGATCATGCCCATGCCTACAACGCGCTCGGCTATTCGCTCGCCGATCGCAACATCCGCCTCGACGAGGCGCAGGCGCTGATCGCCAAGGGGCTTGAACTGGCGCCGGACGACCCCTTCATTCTCGACAGCATGGGCTGGGTGCTGTTCCGGCGTGGCGATCTGAACGGTGCCTTGACCTATCTGGAGCGCGCTTTCGCGATCCGACCCGATCCGGAAATCGCCGCTCACCTCGGCGAAGTGCAGTGGCTGCTCGGTCGTCGCGAGGACGCCGAGAAGCTGTGGCGCACGGTTGCTGCTCAGCACCCGGACAACGCTGCGCTGGAATCGACCATCAAACGCTACATCCCGTGA
- the ispE gene encoding 4-(cytidine 5'-diphospho)-2-C-methyl-D-erythritol kinase has translation MTARIDWQVWLDAPAKINLFLHVTGRRPDGYHLLQTAFRFVDFGDRLRFSPRDDGEVRRVNPLPGVPEADDLCVRAARLLQAETGCRRGADIELDKRLPMGGGLGGGSSDAATVLIALNRLWELDLPRTQLQALGLRLGADVPVFVFGRAAFAEGVGEVLQPLELLPAAYLVVAPGVSVPTPRIFADPELTRNTEACTIADFAAAADSAALFGRNDLEPVAARLYPEVRQAIDMLAALAGRGAVRMSGSGACVFVQCADLQAAQDLMKASSASWPAGWQGFVAQGLDEHPLYRMSAQV, from the coding sequence GTGACTGCGCGTATCGACTGGCAGGTCTGGCTCGACGCACCGGCCAAGATCAATCTGTTCCTGCACGTGACCGGCCGCCGCCCGGATGGCTACCACCTGCTGCAGACCGCCTTCCGCTTCGTCGATTTCGGTGACCGCCTGCGCTTCTCGCCGCGAGACGACGGCGAGGTGAGGCGCGTCAACCCACTGCCCGGCGTGCCCGAGGCCGACGACCTGTGTGTGCGTGCCGCCCGCCTGCTGCAGGCGGAGACCGGCTGCCGGCGGGGTGCCGACATCGAACTGGACAAGCGGCTGCCGATGGGAGGCGGTCTCGGTGGCGGAAGTTCCGACGCGGCCACCGTGCTGATCGCGCTGAACCGCCTGTGGGAACTGGATCTGCCGCGCACGCAGCTGCAGGCGCTGGGGCTGCGGCTGGGCGCCGACGTGCCGGTGTTCGTGTTCGGCCGCGCCGCGTTTGCCGAGGGTGTCGGCGAGGTGCTGCAGCCGCTCGAACTGCTGCCGGCGGCCTATCTGGTCGTGGCGCCCGGCGTGTCGGTACCGACGCCACGGATTTTTGCCGACCCGGAATTGACACGAAATACCGAAGCTTGCACAATAGCGGACTTTGCTGCAGCGGCTGATTCGGCGGCGCTTTTCGGGCGCAACGATCTTGAGCCGGTCGCAGCGAGGCTGTACCCGGAAGTCAGGCAGGCCATCGACATGCTGGCGGCACTGGCCGGGCGCGGTGCGGTAAGAATGAGCGGTTCGGGCGCGTGCGTGTTTGTACAATGCGCGGATCTGCAGGCAGCACAGGATTTGATGAAGGCGTCGTCGGCATCGTGGCCGGCGGGCTGGCAGGGATTCGTTGCACAGGGGCTGGACGAGCACCCGCTGTACCGGATGTCTGCACAGGTTTGA
- a CDS encoding YfhL family 4Fe-4S dicluster ferredoxin — MSLIITDECINCDVCEPECPNGAISQGPEIYVIDPSKCTECVGHFDEPQCQQVCPVDCIPLDPNHKETREQLLEKYNHLTAKA; from the coding sequence GTGTCTTTGATAATCACCGACGAATGCATCAACTGCGATGTGTGCGAGCCGGAATGCCCGAACGGGGCGATTTCGCAGGGACCGGAAATCTATGTGATCGATCCGTCCAAGTGCACCGAGTGCGTCGGCCACTTCGACGAGCCGCAGTGCCAGCAGGTCTGTCCGGTCGATTGCATTCCGCTGGATCCGAACCACAAGGAAACCCGCGAGCAGCTGCTGGAGAAGTACAACCACCTTACCGCCAAGGCCTGA
- the ychF gene encoding redox-regulated ATPase YchF, protein MSLKCGIVGLPNVGKSTLFNALTKAGIAAENYPFCTIEPNVGIVEVPDPRLAQLSEIVKPQKIQPAIVEFVDIAGLVAGASKGEGLGNQFLANIRETDAIVNVVRCFDDENVVHVNGRVDPIADIETIVTELALADLAAVERTIARDTKKARAGDKDAAKLVAVLEKLLPHLNEGKPARTLNLSDDDKAIVKPMCLLTIKPAMYVGNVLEDGFENNPYLDRLREFAAKEGAPVVAVCAKIEAELADLDDEDKKAFLADLGLEEPGLNRLIRAGYDLLGLQTYFTAGVKEVRAWTIHKGDTAPQAAGVIHTDFERGFIRAQTIAFDDFIAFKGEQGAKEAGKMRAEGKEYVVKDGDVLNFLFNV, encoded by the coding sequence ATGAGCCTAAAATGCGGCATCGTCGGCCTGCCCAACGTCGGCAAGTCCACCCTTTTCAATGCGCTCACCAAGGCCGGCATCGCCGCCGAGAACTACCCGTTCTGCACGATCGAGCCCAACGTCGGCATCGTCGAGGTGCCGGACCCGCGTCTGGCGCAGCTTTCCGAAATCGTGAAGCCGCAGAAGATACAGCCGGCCATCGTCGAATTCGTCGACATCGCCGGTCTGGTCGCCGGCGCCAGCAAGGGCGAAGGCCTCGGCAACCAGTTCCTCGCCAACATCCGCGAAACCGACGCCATCGTGAACGTGGTGCGCTGCTTCGACGACGAGAACGTGGTGCACGTGAATGGCCGCGTCGACCCGATCGCCGACATCGAAACTATCGTGACCGAACTGGCGCTGGCCGACCTTGCCGCCGTCGAGCGCACCATCGCGCGTGACACCAAGAAGGCGCGCGCCGGCGACAAGGACGCGGCCAAGCTGGTCGCCGTGCTGGAAAAGCTGCTGCCGCACCTGAATGAAGGCAAGCCGGCGCGCACGCTGAACCTGTCCGACGACGACAAGGCCATCGTCAAGCCGATGTGCCTGCTGACGATCAAGCCGGCCATGTATGTCGGCAACGTGCTCGAAGACGGTTTCGAAAACAACCCCTACCTCGATCGCCTGCGGGAGTTCGCGGCCAAGGAAGGTGCGCCGGTGGTGGCGGTGTGCGCGAAGATCGAGGCCGAACTGGCCGACCTCGACGACGAGGACAAGAAGGCGTTCCTGGCCGACCTCGGCCTCGAAGAGCCGGGTCTGAATCGCCTCATCCGCGCCGGCTACGACCTGCTGGGCCTGCAGACCTACTTCACCGCCGGTGTGAAGGAAGTGCGAGCCTGGACCATCCATAAGGGCGACACCGCGCCGCAGGCGGCCGGCGTCATTCACACCGACTTCGAGCGCGGCTTCATCCGCGCCCAGACCATCGCCTTCGACGACTTCATCGCCTTCAAGGGCGAACAGGGCGCGAAGGAAGCCGGCAAGATGCGCGCCG
- a CDS encoding dynamin family protein: MGMQEELSAYGAWRTRVEQTIVRLRGWLFESNLNDSHNDLCIEQLLQKLRDDRLVVAFVAEFSRGKSELINAIFFGDQGARVLPSSSGRTTMCPTELMYDGARPACIDLLPIDTRRGTTTVSDLKSQPGAWKRIDLDTTLTAAMQQALGRVSEQRRVAIGEAEALGFRIDLSGENGLQPDAQGMVEVPAWRHAIINLPHPLLRQGLVILDTPGLNAIGAEPELTLSLLPSAHAVLFVLGMDTGVTQSDLGVWKTHVTAAGGSRQGRIAVLNKMDSLWDGLRTETQIESEITRQIASCAATLDIPESRVFPVSAQKGLLARIQQDGALLARSRLPQLERALVEDLLPAKRDIVGAAVDKDARELIGRTREVLAGRRRSIDDQLAEFSDLRGKNRGVIQYMLKRVRAEKEEFERGLERFYATRNVFSSQTNVLFGHLGMDALRARTNHTREQMEAANFSLQLRDAMNAFFDDVRDSLTRSAASVDEIFRMMEAMYQRFSTEHDLRLGVPVPFSVHRYEKDITRLEKAFHQQFNTWLNMLTTEKRQLTQRFFETVAVQVRKHMEVVNRDVEHWLRAIMAPLENQVREHQKQLKRRLESVKRIHEATDTLEERIEELRQTGAAIDQQLEELARLESALDSALKAPVLRVISAAAA; the protein is encoded by the coding sequence ATGGGCATGCAGGAGGAATTGTCGGCATATGGCGCCTGGCGTACGCGGGTCGAGCAGACCATCGTGCGTCTGCGCGGCTGGCTGTTCGAAAGCAACCTGAACGACAGCCACAACGATCTGTGCATCGAACAGCTGCTGCAGAAGCTGCGCGACGACCGTCTGGTCGTCGCCTTCGTCGCCGAGTTCTCGCGCGGCAAGTCCGAACTGATCAATGCCATCTTCTTCGGCGACCAGGGCGCGCGCGTGCTGCCGTCCAGCTCGGGCCGTACCACGATGTGCCCGACCGAACTGATGTACGACGGCGCCCGCCCGGCCTGCATAGATCTGCTGCCGATCGACACCCGGCGCGGCACCACCACGGTGTCCGACCTGAAGTCACAACCGGGCGCATGGAAGCGGATCGACCTCGATACCACCTTGACGGCCGCGATGCAGCAGGCGCTCGGACGCGTCAGCGAACAGCGCCGCGTGGCTATCGGCGAAGCCGAAGCACTTGGCTTCCGCATCGACCTGAGCGGCGAGAATGGCCTGCAACCCGATGCACAGGGCATGGTCGAGGTGCCGGCCTGGCGCCACGCCATCATCAACCTGCCGCACCCGCTGCTGCGCCAGGGGCTGGTCATCCTCGACACCCCGGGCCTGAACGCGATCGGCGCAGAACCTGAACTGACGCTGTCGCTGCTGCCGTCTGCACACGCCGTGCTGTTCGTGCTCGGTATGGACACCGGCGTCACGCAGAGCGACCTCGGCGTCTGGAAGACGCACGTCACCGCGGCCGGCGGGTCGCGTCAGGGCCGCATCGCCGTGCTGAACAAGATGGACAGCCTGTGGGACGGCCTGCGCACTGAAACCCAGATCGAATCGGAAATCACCCGCCAGATCGCCTCCTGTGCGGCCACGCTGGACATTCCGGAGTCGCGCGTGTTTCCGGTATCGGCGCAGAAGGGGCTGCTGGCCCGCATCCAGCAAGACGGCGCGCTGCTTGCGCGCAGCCGCCTGCCGCAGCTCGAACGCGCACTGGTCGAGGATCTGCTGCCAGCCAAGCGCGACATCGTCGGCGCCGCCGTCGACAAGGACGCACGCGAGCTGATCGGCCGCACGCGCGAAGTGCTGGCCGGACGCCGGCGCAGCATCGACGACCAGCTGGCCGAGTTCTCCGACCTGCGCGGCAAGAACCGCGGTGTCATCCAGTACATGCTGAAGCGGGTGCGGGCGGAAAAGGAGGAATTCGAACGCGGCCTCGAACGCTTCTATGCCACGCGCAACGTGTTCTCGTCGCAGACCAATGTGCTGTTCGGCCACCTCGGCATGGACGCGCTGCGCGCACGCACGAACCACACGCGCGAACAGATGGAGGCAGCCAACTTTTCGCTGCAGCTGCGCGACGCGATGAACGCCTTCTTCGACGACGTGCGCGACAGCCTGACCCGCTCTGCCGCCAGCGTGGATGAAATCTTCCGCATGATGGAAGCGATGTACCAGCGCTTCTCGACCGAGCACGACCTGCGGCTCGGCGTGCCGGTACCCTTCTCGGTCCATCGTTACGAGAAGGACATCACCCGGCTGGAAAAGGCCTTCCACCAGCAGTTCAACACCTGGCTGAACATGCTCACCACCGAAAAGCGCCAGCTCACGCAGCGCTTCTTCGAAACCGTCGCCGTGCAGGTGCGCAAGCACATGGAAGTGGTGAACCGCGACGTCGAACACTGGCTGCGCGCCATCATGGCGCCGCTCGAAAACCAGGTGCGCGAACACCAGAAGCAGCTCAAGCGCCGGCTGGAAAGCGTGAAACGCATTCACGAAGCGACCGACACGCTGGAAGAGCGGATCGAGGAATTGCGCCAGACCGGCGCAGCCATCGATCAACAGCTCGAAGAACTGGCGCGTCTCGAAAGCGCGCTCGATTCGGCGCTGAAGGCGCCGGTGCTGCGGGTCATCTCGGCCGCGGCAGCCTGA
- the mutM gene encoding bifunctional DNA-formamidopyrimidine glycosylase/DNA-(apurinic or apyrimidinic site) lyase — MPELPEVEVTRRGIAAPLTGHVATAVTLRNARLRWPVPADLPAMLPGQTLRDIDRRAKYLLLRFDRGTLILHLGMSGSLRVLDRDVPAATHDHVDIVFGDRVLRLRDPRRFGAVLWHEGADATHPLLAGLGPEPLGDDFSAAGLHAALTRRQCAIKLAIMDSAVVVGVGNIYASESLFRARLRPGMAARRLTRPQCARLYDEIRATLRDALDAGGSTLRDFMHADGEPGYFQQSYFVYGRDGQPCRVCGTAVRNRRMGGRSTFFCPTCQR, encoded by the coding sequence ATGCCCGAACTGCCCGAAGTCGAAGTAACGCGCCGCGGCATTGCCGCGCCCTTGACCGGGCACGTGGCGACCGCGGTCACCCTCCGCAACGCCCGGCTGCGCTGGCCGGTCCCCGCCGACCTGCCCGCCATGCTGCCCGGCCAGACGCTGCGCGACATCGACCGCCGGGCCAAATACCTGCTGCTGCGCTTCGACCGTGGCACGCTCATCCTGCACCTCGGCATGTCCGGCAGCCTGCGCGTGCTCGATCGCGACGTGCCGGCGGCCACGCACGATCACGTCGACATCGTCTTCGGCGACCGCGTGCTGCGGCTGCGCGACCCACGCCGCTTCGGCGCCGTGCTGTGGCACGAGGGGGCCGACGCGACCCACCCGCTGCTCGCCGGCCTCGGTCCCGAACCGCTGGGCGACGATTTCAGCGCCGCCGGGCTGCACGCCGCACTGACGCGGCGGCAGTGCGCGATCAAGCTGGCCATCATGGACAGCGCGGTGGTGGTCGGCGTCGGCAACATCTACGCCTCGGAAAGCCTGTTCCGCGCGCGCCTGCGCCCGGGCATGGCGGCCCGGCGCCTGACGCGTCCGCAGTGCGCGCGCCTGTACGACGAAATCCGCGCCACGCTGCGCGACGCGCTCGACGCCGGCGGCAGCACGCTGCGCGACTTCATGCATGCCGATGGCGAACCGGGCTATTTCCAGCAGTCCTATTTCGTCTACGGACGGGACGGCCAGCCCTGCCGCGTATGCGGCACGGCTGTGCGCAACCGCCGGATGGGCGGACGTTCGACCTTCTTCTGCCCGACCTGCCAGCGATAG
- the pth gene encoding aminoacyl-tRNA hydrolase encodes MSGNGSKAVPRLVVGLGNPGPDYSETRHNAGFWFCEGLARKLGVTLNREARFNGFTGSSRADGITILLPQTFMNRSGQSVGALARFFRIAPAEILVVHDELDIQPGELRLKFGGGLGGHNGLKDISAHLATHDYWRLRIGIGHPRQLAPGSEVADYVLHRPRIEEQRDIDAAIGRALDAWPMIAAGDWTRVSTLLNAKPGAGKAPKSA; translated from the coding sequence ATGTCCGGGAACGGTTCCAAAGCCGTGCCCCGGCTCGTCGTCGGACTGGGCAACCCCGGTCCGGACTATTCCGAAACCCGGCACAACGCCGGGTTTTGGTTTTGTGAGGGGCTGGCACGCAAGCTGGGCGTCACGCTCAACCGTGAAGCGCGATTCAATGGCTTCACCGGCTCGTCGCGTGCCGATGGCATCACGATACTGCTGCCGCAGACCTTCATGAACCGCTCCGGCCAGTCGGTCGGCGCGCTCGCCCGCTTCTTCCGCATCGCACCGGCTGAAATACTGGTGGTGCACGATGAACTCGACATCCAGCCAGGCGAACTGCGCCTGAAATTCGGCGGTGGCCTTGGCGGTCACAACGGACTGAAAGACATCAGCGCCCATCTGGCCACGCACGACTACTGGCGGCTGCGCATCGGCATCGGCCATCCGCGTCAGCTGGCACCGGGATCGGAAGTGGCCGACTATGTACTGCACCGTCCGCGCATCGAGGAACAGCGCGATATCGACGCCGCCATCGGGCGCGCGCTCGACGCCTGGCCGATGATTGCCGCCGGCGACTGGACGCGCGTGTCCACCCTGCTCAATGCGAAGCCCGGCGCCGGCAAGGCGCCCAAGAGTGCCTAA
- a CDS encoding 50S ribosomal protein L25/general stress protein Ctc, whose translation MSIEMNVKKRDAQGTGASRRLRRADQVPAIIYGGDKPATPITLDHNEIFHALRKEAFHASVLTLNVEGTKETVLLRDTQMHAYKLQVLHVDFQRVDATHKLHTKVPFHFVNADAAPGVKLQGGIVSHVMNELDVQCLPSQLPEFIEVDLSGLSVGQSIHVSQIKLPAGVEALTHGADPVIVTLTLPRGAKADEAAAEGGEEK comes from the coding sequence ATGTCCATCGAAATGAACGTCAAGAAGCGCGATGCGCAGGGCACCGGAGCGAGCCGCCGCCTGCGTCGCGCCGACCAGGTCCCGGCCATCATCTACGGCGGCGACAAGCCCGCCACGCCGATCACGCTCGACCACAACGAAATCTTCCACGCCCTGCGCAAGGAAGCCTTCCACGCATCCGTGCTGACGCTGAACGTCGAAGGCACGAAGGAAACCGTGCTGCTGCGCGACACCCAGATGCACGCCTACAAGCTGCAGGTGCTGCACGTCGACTTCCAGCGCGTCGATGCCACGCACAAGCTGCACACCAAGGTGCCGTTCCACTTCGTCAATGCCGATGCGGCCCCGGGCGTCAAGCTGCAGGGTGGCATCGTGTCGCACGTGATGAACGAGCTGGACGTGCAGTGCCTGCCGAGCCAGCTGCCGGAATTCATCGAAGTCGACCTGTCCGGCCTGTCGGTCGGCCAGTCCATCCACGTGTCGCAGATCAAGCTGCCGGCCGGCGTCGAAGCGCTGACCCACGGCGCCGACCCGGTGATCGTTACGCTGACGCTGCCGCGCGGCGCCAAGGCTGACGAAGCCGCGGCCGAAGGCGGCGAAGAGAAGTAA
- the lolB gene encoding lipoprotein insertase outer membrane protein LolB: protein MRALLCAGALALAGCAALPPPAVEDPQVLALRERARDAVNPAFSLSGRFVVKGPEQTASAALDWQHAKDRDELQINGPLGKVLAQLVRDAQGVRLIDERQRVTEAATLDELSRAVFGAELPLSRAAYWVTGRPGSADVRSRDAAGRVAVLTEQSWRVEFTEYDGDGPDALPRQIDASDGEHSFRLRIDAWYPLP from the coding sequence ATGCGGGCGCTGCTGTGTGCCGGCGCGCTGGCGCTGGCCGGTTGTGCCGCCCTGCCGCCGCCGGCTGTCGAAGATCCGCAGGTGCTGGCGCTGCGCGAGCGTGCGCGTGACGCGGTCAATCCCGCCTTTTCGCTGAGCGGGCGCTTCGTCGTGAAAGGGCCCGAACAGACCGCCTCGGCGGCGCTGGACTGGCAGCACGCGAAGGACCGCGACGAACTGCAGATCAACGGACCGCTCGGCAAGGTGCTGGCGCAGCTGGTGCGCGACGCGCAGGGCGTGCGCCTGATCGACGAGCGCCAGCGCGTCACCGAGGCGGCGACGCTCGACGAACTGTCGCGCGCGGTGTTCGGCGCCGAACTGCCGCTGTCGCGGGCCGCCTACTGGGTGACCGGCCGGCCGGGCAGCGCCGACGTGCGGTCGCGTGACGCCGCCGGCCGTGTCGCCGTGCTGACCGAACAGTCCTGGCGCGTCGAATTCACCGAATACGACGGCGACGGCCCGGACGCCCTGCCGCGGCAGATCGACGCCAGCGACGGCGAACACAGCTTCCGTCTGCGCATCGACGCCTGGTACCCGTTGCCGTGA